Proteins from a genomic interval of Quercus robur chromosome 9, dhQueRobu3.1, whole genome shotgun sequence:
- the LOC126699287 gene encoding RNA-binding protein 1-like yields the protein MESDEAKLFVGGISRAITEESLKVHFEKYGTVLGSSIAKDRVTKNSRGFGFVWFSEPSAADKALRDSHTIFGKVVEVKKAIPRSEQHHHHQQQQQQQQQQYHHPQNQQQNRGLSKSSSSDKGDNQFRTKKIFVGGLSASLTEEEFKNYFERFGRVTDVVVMHDSTTQRPRGFGFVTFDSEESLEAVMQNKFHELNGRHVEVKRAVPKEANNGSDNGFKMRIEGGRGSPGSSTPYNPTNWFLPGYAPFPGFSSGGGSLYGTSIYGGWYPTGGYGGVGSGVAPLAPRSPWYGPGVIGARTFLLPYSSASIYPAYLSGGVGVMGMAAGGYNGIVGPGVNWKLNQVLGGNEPAAEVTTLRIEELNSDADSSGLNGRSEATSSKQNQRGLNG from the exons ATGGAGTCCGATGAAGCAAAGCTGTTCGTTGGTGGAATTTCTCGCGCCATAACCGAGGAATCTCTGAAGGTTCATTTCGAGAAATACGGCACCGTATTGGGCTCGTCGATTGCCAAAGACCGCGTCACCAAGAATTCTaggggttttgggtttgtttggttcTCTGAGCCCTCTGCTGCTGACAAAGCTCTTCGTGATTCCCATACTATATTCGGCAAAGTG GTAGAAGTGAAAAAAGCTATACCCAGAAGTgaacaacatcatcatcatcaacaacaacaacaacaacaacaacaacaataccACCACCCCCAAAACCAACAGCAGAATAGGGGATTGAGTAAGAGTAGTAGTTCTGACAAGGGGGATAATCAGTTTAggaccaaaaagatttttgtaggGGGTTTGTCAGCTAGTCTAACTGAGGAAGAGTTTAAGAATTACTTTGAGAGGTTTGGTAGGGTAACAGATGTAGTGGTGATGCATGACAGCACAACCCAGCGGCCTAGGGGGTTTGGCTTTGTCACCTTTGATTCAGAGGAATCTCTGGAGGCTGTTATGCAGAATAAGTTTCATGAGCTGAATGGTAGGCATGTGGAGGTCAAGAGAGCTGTGCCGAAAGAGGCAAATAATGGTAGTGACAATGGTTTTAAGATGAGAATTGAGGGTGGAAGAGGGTCTCCTGGCAGTTCCACTCCTTATAATCCTACAAACTGGTTTCTTCCTGGTTATGCACCTTTTCCTGGGTTTAGTAGTGGGGGAGGTTCTCTTTATGGAACAAGCATTTATGGTGGTTGGTACCCTACAGGAGGATATGGTGGTGTTGGTTCTGGGGTTGCTCCACTTGCCCCTAGAAGTCCTTGGTATGGGCCTGGTGTGATTGGTGCTAGGACATTCCTGCTGCCTTATAGCAGTGCTTCAATTTATCCTGCATACCTGAGTGGTGGGGTTGGAGTTATGGGTATGGCTGCAGGAGGGTATAATGGTATTGTTGGTCCTGGAGTGAATTGGAAACTGAACCAGGTTCTTGGTGGCAACGAACCAGCAGCTGAAGTGACCACACTTAGGATTGAAGAGCTAAATTCTGATGCTGATTCTTCTGGTTTGAATGGAAGAAGTGAAGCTACTTCTAGCAAACAGAACCAGAGGGGTCTAAATGGATGA
- the LOC126700788 gene encoding serine/threonine-protein phosphatase 7 long form homolog: MLGVPVDGLPVIGGVKLDWPRLCLELLGHRPPDPILYPHENKSILAGARLRVTWLEAQFRDKSADRVSVMPLQLLNPISNTKRYSWGNGALAWLYMHLCKASETKAMHIGGALMLVQLWAYSRFPLICPVARPLQPSVEAGPLANQYVI, from the exons ATGTTAGGGGTTCCTGTTGATGGGTTGCCAGTGATTGGGGGTGTCAAGCTAGATTGGCCTAGGTTGTGTCTTGAGTTACTGGGTCATCGTCCTCCAGACCCGATACTGTATCCCCATGAAAACAAGTCGATCCTTGCTGGGGCAAGGCTAAGAGTCACCTGGCTAGAGGCACAATTTAGAG ACAAGTCGGCAGACCGGGTGTCGGTGATGCCTCTACAGCTCCTGAACCCAATCAGCAACACGAAGAGGTACAGTTGGGGTAATGGAGCATTAGCCTGGCTGTACATGCACTTATGCAAGGCATCAGAGACGAAGGCGATGCACATTGGAGGAGCATTGATGTTGGTGCAGCTCTGGGCGTATTCGAGGTTCCCACTGATATGCCCTGTTGCAAGGCCGCTACAACCGTCAGTGGAGGCAGGTCCCCTTGCCAATCAGTATGTTATTTGA